The following coding sequences are from one Anabas testudineus chromosome 16, fAnaTes1.2, whole genome shotgun sequence window:
- the LOC113169074 gene encoding carcinoembryonic antigen-related cell adhesion molecule 2-like, with amino-acid sequence MGAGDGILPQGPLSGAVGGTVKFTTSLRPTQTPFLSVSWSFKGVNIITSTSVNITDPGHANRITLDRATGSLELRNLVLEDSGEYTVTIIPDGGLQTDGRITLNVYGGSAVVYLVMLNYVAPITGVTISSPAAVLIEDKSSTNLTCEASGSISSTVWMKDGKSLYSSNRVSFSVDNRVVFIQPVHSSDRGTYQCQASNPVSTMTAAFNLTVNFGPHNVSIIGPSAAPLGQRVTLQCTAESVPPANFSWMFNGKETPVNNSVYIIEMLGAENTGNYTCLARNMVTTLENSTVLNLKAVLQAVRLKVLPEVTGHRGLDVLLPCELIEGTKDNITQVQWDFQRAKEENKTMIIVFNTQFGLNISESPLKDRLNMEKQSLMIRDVQMKDSGLYTCSISTFPSGSFQEKTKLIVQEQRPLSPEVISTVVIAVVLLMAILASLAYFIIIRRGSSIRPVDIDTSDLVMDVARPSVARNEDVVYSDVKLKTSRDAKPPLSRKGTKTVNDDVTYAEVVVLHRQPQ; translated from the exons TCAGACTCCATTTCTTTCCGTCAGCTGGAGCTTCAAAGGGGTCAACATCATCACCTCCACCAGCGTCAACATCACTGATCCCGGACATGCTAACAGGATCACATTGGATCGAGCCACGGGGTCCCTGGAGCTCAGGAACCTGGTGCTGGAGGACAGCGGGGAGTACACCGTCACCATCATACCAGATGGAGGGTTACAGACAGACGGGAGGATCACACTGAATGTGTATGGTGGGTCTGCTGTCGTCTACCTAGTGATGTTAAACTACGTGG CACCGATAACAGGAGTCACCATCAGCAGCCCTGCAGCCGTCCTGATAGAAGATAAGAGCTCCACCAACCTCACCTGTGAGGCCTCTGGCTCCATCAGCTCCACAGTGTGGATGAAGGATGGCAAATCCCTCTATTCCAGCAACAGAGTTAGTTTCTCTGTGGACAACAGGGTAGTGTTCATACAACCTGTCCACAGCTCCGACCGCGGCACCTACCAGTGTCAAGCCAGCAACCCCGTCAGCACCATGACTGCGGCCTTTAATCTCACAGTCAACT TCGGACCTCATAACGTTTCAATTATTGGACCTTCAGCAGCTCCTCTAGGCCAGAGAGTGACACTGCAGTGCACAGCAGAATCTGTTCCACCAGCAAACTTCAGCTGGATGTTCAACGGCAAAGAGACACCTGTTAATAATTCGGTGTACATCATAGAGATGCTGGGggcagaaaacacaggaaattaCACCTGCCTGGCCAGAAACATGGTGACGACGCTGGAAAACTCCACAGTTCTGAATttgaaag CAGTCCTGCAGGCTGTGCGTCTTAAAGTCTTACCTGAAGTGACTGGACACCGCGGGCTCGATGTCCTCCTGCCATGTGAATTAATTGAAGGAACAAAAGACAATATTACTCAGGTTCAGTGGGACTTCCAGCGAGCAAAGGAGGAGAATAAAACcatgattattgtttttaataccCAGTTTGGATTAAATATTTCTGAATCTCCTCTGAAGGACAGATTGAATATGGAAAAACAATCATTGATGATTAGAGATGTGCAAATGAAAGATTCAGGGTTGTACACCTGCAGCATTTCTACTTTTCCCAGTGGTTCATTTCAAGAAAAAACCAAACTTATTGTTCAAG AGCAGAGGCCATTATCACCAGAGGTGATATCTACTGTGGTGATTGCTGTTGTGCTGCTGATGGCGATCCTGGCATCTCTAGCttacttcatcatcatcag ACGTGGTTCTTCCATCAGACCTGTCGACATTG ATACTAGTGACCTGGTGATGGATGTGGCCAGACCATCTGTTGCAAGAAACGAG GATGTGGTTTACTCTGATGTCAAGTTGAAAACATCCAGAGATGCTAAACCTCCATTGAGTCGCAAAGGCACAAAGACTGTGAATGATGACGTCACGTACGCCGAGGTGGTTGTTTTACATCGGCAGCCCCAGTGA
- the LOC113170678 gene encoding nectin-4-like isoform X2, producing MKGKKLVFGHKFEPRWTIQMWTMKTCFLTLMIYFTPPVMDAQQVKVLTEVTGYVGRDVILPCEFIQGPKEDHVIQVFWGLLQPEGKNILLIVSDLQHGQTVSESPLKNRVALKEQSLIIRDVEITDAGLYTCSITTFPGGIFDGKTKLFVEVHKMSTSQKMLPNMTVFGVFVLIAVTMAVATRIITFRIRGEASVGYRVCTDTGGSVM from the exons ATGAAAGGTAAAAAGTTGGTGTTTGGTCACAAGTTTGAACCTCGGTGGACGATACAG ATGTGGACGATGAAAACCTGTTTCCTGACACTGATGATTTACTTCACGCCACCAG ttatGGATGCTCAACAAGTCAAAGTCTTAACTGAAGTGACTGGATACGTTGGGCGTGATGTCATCCTGCCATGTGAATTCATCCAAGGACCAAAAGAGGACCATGTTATTCAGGTTTTTTGGGGTCTCCTGCAACCAGAAGGAAAGAACATTCTCCTCATTGTGTCTGATCTCCAACATGGACAAACTGTTTCTGAATCGCCTCTAAAGAACCGAGTGGCACTTAAAGAACAATCACTGATAATTAGAGATGTGGAAATCACAGATGCAGGGTTGTACACCTGCAGCATTACCACCTTTCCCGGTGGTATATTTGATGGAAAAACCAAACTTTTTGTTGAAGTTCACA AGATGTCAACATCACAGAAGATGTTACCAAACATGACCGTTTTTGGAGTATTTGTGCTGATAGCAGTGACGATGGCAGTCGCAACTCGGATTATCACCTTCAGGATAAG AGGTGAGGCTTCAGTCGGGTACCGGGTCTGCACAG ACACAGGTGGTTCTGTGATGTGA
- the LOC113170678 gene encoding nectin-4-like isoform X1, with translation MKGKKLVFGHKFEPRWTIQMWTMKTCFLTLMIYFTPPVMDAQQVKVLTEVTGYVGRDVILPCEFIQGPKEDHVIQVFWGLLQPEGKNILLIVSDLQHGQTVSESPLKNRVALKEQSLIIRDVEITDAGLYTCSITTFPGGIFDGKTKLFVEVHKEMSTSQKMLPNMTVFGVFVLIAVTMAVATRIITFRIRGEASVGYRVCTDTGGSVM, from the exons ATGAAAGGTAAAAAGTTGGTGTTTGGTCACAAGTTTGAACCTCGGTGGACGATACAG ATGTGGACGATGAAAACCTGTTTCCTGACACTGATGATTTACTTCACGCCACCAG ttatGGATGCTCAACAAGTCAAAGTCTTAACTGAAGTGACTGGATACGTTGGGCGTGATGTCATCCTGCCATGTGAATTCATCCAAGGACCAAAAGAGGACCATGTTATTCAGGTTTTTTGGGGTCTCCTGCAACCAGAAGGAAAGAACATTCTCCTCATTGTGTCTGATCTCCAACATGGACAAACTGTTTCTGAATCGCCTCTAAAGAACCGAGTGGCACTTAAAGAACAATCACTGATAATTAGAGATGTGGAAATCACAGATGCAGGGTTGTACACCTGCAGCATTACCACCTTTCCCGGTGGTATATTTGATGGAAAAACCAAACTTTTTGTTGAAGTTCACA AAGAGATGTCAACATCACAGAAGATGTTACCAAACATGACCGTTTTTGGAGTATTTGTGCTGATAGCAGTGACGATGGCAGTCGCAACTCGGATTATCACCTTCAGGATAAG AGGTGAGGCTTCAGTCGGGTACCGGGTCTGCACAG ACACAGGTGGTTCTGTGATGTGA
- the LOC113170678 gene encoding nectin-4-like isoform X3, protein MWTMKTCFLTLMIYFTPPVMDAQQVKVLTEVTGYVGRDVILPCEFIQGPKEDHVIQVFWGLLQPEGKNILLIVSDLQHGQTVSESPLKNRVALKEQSLIIRDVEITDAGLYTCSITTFPGGIFDGKTKLFVEVHKEMSTSQKMLPNMTVFGVFVLIAVTMAVATRIITFRIRGEASVGYRVCTDTGGSVM, encoded by the exons ATGTGGACGATGAAAACCTGTTTCCTGACACTGATGATTTACTTCACGCCACCAG ttatGGATGCTCAACAAGTCAAAGTCTTAACTGAAGTGACTGGATACGTTGGGCGTGATGTCATCCTGCCATGTGAATTCATCCAAGGACCAAAAGAGGACCATGTTATTCAGGTTTTTTGGGGTCTCCTGCAACCAGAAGGAAAGAACATTCTCCTCATTGTGTCTGATCTCCAACATGGACAAACTGTTTCTGAATCGCCTCTAAAGAACCGAGTGGCACTTAAAGAACAATCACTGATAATTAGAGATGTGGAAATCACAGATGCAGGGTTGTACACCTGCAGCATTACCACCTTTCCCGGTGGTATATTTGATGGAAAAACCAAACTTTTTGTTGAAGTTCACA AAGAGATGTCAACATCACAGAAGATGTTACCAAACATGACCGTTTTTGGAGTATTTGTGCTGATAGCAGTGACGATGGCAGTCGCAACTCGGATTATCACCTTCAGGATAAG AGGTGAGGCTTCAGTCGGGTACCGGGTCTGCACAG ACACAGGTGGTTCTGTGATGTGA